One Streptomyces hundungensis DNA segment encodes these proteins:
- a CDS encoding GH1 family beta-glucosidase — translation MSDRFPPGFLWGAATSAYQIEGATAEDGRTPSIWDTFSHTPGRTADGDTGDRAVDHYHRMREDVALMAELGITSYRFSVSWSRVQPTGRGPAVQLGLDFYRRLVDELLDHNITPALTLYHWDLPQDLEDAGGWPARDTALRFAEYATLVGAALGDRVERWTTLNEPWCSAFLGYASGVHAPGRTEPAASLSAAHHLNLAHGLATSALRSAMPARNQIAVSLNSAVIRPRSQDPADLEAVRRIDDLANGVFHGPMLHGAYPSRLFADTASVTDWSFVRDGDLRAIHQPLDALGLNYYTTSLVSAGAAGSGAARADGHGASAHSPWPGAESVAFHQPPGERTAMGWTIDASGLYDLLLRYTKEVPGLPLLVTENGAAYDDKPGPDGSVHDPDRIRYLYDHLATVRRAMEAGADVRGYYLWSLMDNFEWSYGYGKRFGAVYVDYETLARTPKSSAHWYAELARTGELPEV, via the coding sequence ATGTCCGACCGCTTTCCGCCCGGGTTCCTCTGGGGCGCCGCCACCTCCGCCTACCAGATCGAGGGGGCGACGGCCGAGGACGGCCGCACCCCCTCGATCTGGGACACCTTCAGCCACACCCCGGGCCGCACCGCCGACGGCGACACCGGCGACCGCGCGGTGGACCACTACCACCGGATGCGCGAGGACGTCGCGCTGATGGCGGAGCTCGGCATCACCTCGTACCGCTTCTCCGTGTCGTGGTCACGGGTGCAGCCCACCGGGCGCGGGCCCGCCGTCCAGCTCGGGCTCGACTTCTACCGGCGTCTGGTCGACGAGCTGCTCGACCACAACATCACGCCCGCGCTCACCCTCTACCACTGGGACCTGCCGCAGGACCTGGAGGACGCCGGCGGCTGGCCGGCCCGCGACACCGCGCTGCGCTTCGCCGAGTACGCCACGCTCGTCGGGGCCGCGCTCGGCGACCGGGTGGAGCGGTGGACCACCCTCAACGAGCCCTGGTGCAGCGCCTTCTTGGGGTATGCCTCCGGGGTGCACGCGCCGGGGCGCACCGAGCCGGCCGCCTCCCTGAGCGCCGCCCACCACCTCAACCTGGCGCACGGACTCGCGACATCGGCCCTGCGCTCCGCGATGCCCGCGCGCAACCAGATCGCGGTCAGCCTCAACTCGGCCGTCATCAGGCCCCGTTCACAGGACCCGGCCGACCTGGAGGCGGTCCGCCGGATCGACGACCTGGCCAACGGCGTCTTCCACGGGCCGATGCTGCACGGGGCGTACCCGAGCAGACTGTTCGCGGACACTGCGTCCGTCACCGACTGGTCCTTCGTGCGGGACGGCGACCTGCGCGCCATCCACCAGCCGCTCGACGCGCTCGGCCTCAACTACTACACGACCTCCCTGGTGTCGGCGGGTGCAGCCGGTTCCGGCGCGGCCCGCGCCGACGGGCACGGCGCGAGCGCCCATTCGCCCTGGCCGGGCGCCGAGTCGGTCGCCTTCCACCAGCCGCCGGGCGAGCGCACCGCGATGGGCTGGACCATCGACGCGTCGGGCCTGTACGACCTGCTGCTTCGCTACACCAAGGAGGTGCCCGGACTGCCGCTCCTGGTCACCGAGAACGGCGCGGCCTACGACGACAAGCCGGGCCCCGACGGCTCGGTGCACGACCCGGACCGCATCCGCTATCTGTACGACCACCTCGCGACGGTGCGCCGGGCGATGGAGGCGGGCGCCGATGTGCGGGGCTACTACCTGTGGTCCCTGATGGACAACTTCGAGTGGTCGTACGGGTACGGCAAGCGGTTCGGCGCGGTGTACGTGGACTACGAGACGCTGGCCCGCACCCCGAAGTCCAGCGCCCACTGGTACGCGGAGCTGGCCCGGACGGGCGAGCTGCCCGAGGTGTGA
- the orn gene encoding oligoribonuclease, with protein sequence MNDRMVWIDCEMTGLSLTDDALIEVAALVTDSELNVLGEGVDIVIRPPDAALETMPEVVRAMHTASGLLDELAGGTTLADAEEQVLAYVREHVKEPGKAPLCGNSVGTDRGFLLRDMPSLESHLHYRIVDVSSVKELARRWYPRAYFNSPDKNGNHRALADIRESIAELRYYREAVFVPQPGPDSDTAKAIAAKYVLPAE encoded by the coding sequence ATGAACGACCGCATGGTGTGGATCGACTGCGAGATGACCGGGCTCTCGCTGACGGACGACGCACTCATCGAGGTGGCCGCACTGGTCACCGACTCGGAGCTGAACGTACTCGGTGAAGGGGTGGACATCGTGATCCGTCCCCCCGACGCCGCGCTGGAGACCATGCCGGAGGTGGTGCGCGCCATGCACACCGCCTCCGGGCTCCTCGACGAGCTGGCCGGCGGCACCACGCTGGCCGACGCCGAGGAGCAGGTCCTCGCGTATGTACGGGAGCACGTCAAGGAGCCGGGCAAGGCGCCGCTGTGCGGAAACTCGGTCGGTACCGACCGGGGCTTCCTGCTGCGGGACATGCCGAGCCTGGAGTCCCACCTCCACTACCGGATCGTGGACGTCTCCTCCGTGAAGGAGCTCGCCCGCCGCTGGTATCCGCGGGCGTACTTCAACAGCCCCGACAAGAACGGCAACCACCGGGCGCTGGCGGACATCCGCGAATCCATCGCGGAGCTCCGCTACTACCGGGAGGCGGTCTTCGTGCCGCAGCCCGGCCCGGACTCGGACACCGCGAAGGCCATCGCGGCGAAGTACGTCCTGCCTGCGGAGTAG
- a CDS encoding helix-turn-helix domain-containing protein, with amino-acid sequence MSTDYQKAREELGLRLRELRLTAPGGRLTGTRLAERLGSGWTKAKISKLENGKQTATAEDLRAWAAGTGQPGAGDELIARLRGFESHIRSWRRQLAAGHRPVQDAVTVEHDRTRVLTIWENVLIPGMVQIPEYARHTFNRHADLMRSPRDTEDAVRARIQRQEGLYRPGRVYRIMMWEGALRSLVCPPAVLAAQLHHLAGVIGLDTVELGIVPFAAPLKIWPGNSFWVYDERLVVVEDWHAELWIDDADSVATYLRVWRTLCASAVHGAEAHRLIARAQSALIEP; translated from the coding sequence GTGAGCACGGACTATCAGAAGGCACGTGAGGAGCTCGGGCTCAGGCTCCGGGAACTGCGCCTCACGGCACCTGGAGGCCGGCTCACCGGTACGCGGCTCGCTGAACGGCTCGGATCGGGATGGACCAAGGCCAAGATCAGCAAGCTGGAGAACGGCAAGCAGACGGCGACGGCCGAAGACCTGCGGGCATGGGCGGCCGGAACGGGGCAGCCCGGCGCCGGTGACGAACTGATCGCCCGGCTGCGGGGCTTCGAGTCCCACATCCGGTCATGGCGTCGCCAACTGGCCGCAGGGCACCGGCCCGTGCAGGACGCCGTCACCGTGGAGCACGACCGCACCCGTGTCCTGACCATCTGGGAGAACGTTCTGATCCCCGGCATGGTGCAGATCCCCGAATACGCCCGGCACACCTTCAACCGACACGCCGACCTGATGCGATCACCGCGCGACACGGAGGACGCCGTGCGCGCCCGGATCCAGCGGCAGGAAGGGCTGTATCGACCGGGCCGCGTCTACCGGATCATGATGTGGGAAGGGGCGTTGCGGTCCCTGGTCTGTCCACCGGCCGTGCTCGCCGCCCAACTGCACCACCTCGCCGGTGTCATCGGCCTGGACACCGTGGAACTCGGCATCGTCCCCTTCGCGGCGCCGCTGAAGATCTGGCCGGGCAACAGCTTCTGGGTCTACGACGAGCGCCTCGTGGTCGTGGAGGACTGGCACGCCGAGCTGTGGATCGATGACGCCGACAGCGTGGCCACCTATCTGCGTGTGTGGCGGACACTGTGTGCATCCGCGGTCCACGGGGCCGAGGCACACCGCCTGATCGCTCGCGCCCAGAGCGCACTGATCGAACCCTGA
- a CDS encoding MerR family transcriptional regulator — translation MSESTWKVGPLAQACGLTVRTLHHWDTIGLLSPSRRTAGGHREYTGHDIERLYQVLALRSLGLGLDTIAVCLDSGVDPTRVLRDHRESVEAQLTALTNLRDRLVRIEEQAADGSAPTTSALIDALRATGAASPGADQALRRHLDDDQLQALGAHSAAVGPAAHYFLEVEWPELYRRAEELRRSGVAPSDPRVRGLVARMDELGALFGGGDRTLSTGVRSAWREDPAALSGDTSARPGQWDDLADYLDEARKGRK, via the coding sequence ATGAGCGAATCCACGTGGAAGGTGGGTCCCCTGGCGCAGGCGTGCGGGCTCACCGTCCGCACCCTGCACCACTGGGACACCATCGGGCTGCTCTCGCCGTCCCGCCGCACCGCCGGCGGGCACCGCGAGTACACCGGCCACGACATCGAGCGGCTGTATCAGGTCCTCGCCCTGCGCAGCCTGGGCCTCGGCCTCGACACCATCGCGGTCTGCCTGGACTCGGGGGTCGACCCGACCCGGGTCCTGCGCGACCACCGCGAGAGCGTCGAGGCCCAGCTCACGGCGCTGACGAACCTGCGGGACCGGCTCGTACGCATCGAGGAGCAGGCGGCGGACGGCTCGGCGCCGACGACCTCGGCGCTCATCGACGCGCTGCGCGCCACGGGCGCCGCGAGCCCCGGCGCCGACCAGGCCCTGCGCCGCCACCTCGACGACGACCAGCTCCAGGCACTGGGCGCCCACAGTGCGGCCGTCGGCCCGGCGGCGCACTACTTCCTGGAGGTCGAATGGCCCGAACTGTACCGGCGGGCCGAGGAGTTGAGGCGATCGGGCGTCGCGCCGAGCGATCCGCGCGTCCGGGGGCTGGTGGCCCGGATGGACGAGCTGGGCGCACTGTTCGGCGGCGGCGACCGGACGCTCTCGACCGGCGTACGCTCCGCCTGGCGCGAGGACCCGGCGGCACTCTCCGGCGACACGTCGGCGCGGCCGGGCCAGTGGGACGACCTCGCGGACTATCTGGACGAGGCCCGGAAGGGGAGGAAGTGA
- a CDS encoding ABC transporter substrate-binding protein, whose amino-acid sequence MSRRLAAFAAVAALGTGLLAGCADDGASPAADGPSAGGGGGGGAKTTLTVGVFGAFGLKEAGLYDAYMKLHPDIEIKQTSIERNENYYPQLLTHLGSGSGLADIQAVEVSNIAEVTATQSGKLEDLSKASGVNKDDFLPWKWAEATTKDGKTVALGTDTGPTGICYRKDLFAKAGLPTDREAVGKLWVGDWNKYLEAGRQYKAKVPSGAAFVDSASGVLNSITGSSATRYYDADGKVVYKTNPAVKQAWDTAAAFATGGLTAKLQQFQPTWDQGFANASFATVSCPAWMLGYIQDKAGASGKDQWDVAAAPKPSNWGGSFLTVPSAGKHKAEAAKLAAWLTAPAQQATLFEKRGSFPSAKAAYGLPAVANAKHAYFGGAPIGQIFAKAAEGTPVQTLGPKDQIIQQNLSDVGMLQVDQKGTSPQQGWQAAVKAIDNALDQ is encoded by the coding sequence ATGTCCAGACGTCTCGCGGCTTTCGCGGCGGTGGCCGCGCTCGGCACCGGGCTGCTCGCCGGATGCGCCGACGACGGCGCGTCCCCGGCGGCGGACGGCCCCTCCGCGGGCGGCGGGGGCGGGGGCGGCGCGAAGACGACGCTCACCGTCGGCGTCTTCGGCGCCTTCGGCCTGAAGGAGGCCGGGCTCTACGACGCGTACATGAAGCTCCACCCCGACATCGAGATCAAGCAGACCTCGATAGAGCGGAACGAGAACTACTACCCCCAGCTCCTGACCCACCTCGGCTCCGGCAGCGGGCTCGCCGACATCCAGGCCGTCGAGGTCAGCAACATCGCCGAGGTGACCGCGACCCAGAGCGGCAAGCTGGAGGACCTGTCGAAGGCGTCCGGCGTGAACAAGGACGACTTCCTGCCGTGGAAGTGGGCCGAGGCCACCACCAAGGACGGCAAGACGGTGGCGCTCGGCACCGACACCGGGCCGACCGGCATCTGCTACCGCAAGGACCTGTTCGCCAAGGCCGGTCTGCCCACCGACCGCGAGGCCGTGGGCAAGCTGTGGGTGGGCGACTGGAACAAGTACCTGGAGGCCGGGCGCCAGTACAAGGCGAAGGTGCCGTCCGGCGCCGCCTTCGTCGACTCGGCCTCGGGGGTGCTGAACTCGATCACCGGGTCCAGCGCCACCCGCTACTACGACGCTGACGGCAAGGTCGTCTACAAGACCAACCCGGCCGTGAAGCAGGCCTGGGACACCGCGGCCGCGTTCGCCACCGGCGGGCTCACCGCCAAACTCCAACAGTTCCAGCCCACTTGGGACCAGGGCTTCGCCAACGCCTCCTTCGCCACCGTCTCCTGCCCGGCCTGGATGCTCGGCTACATCCAGGACAAGGCGGGCGCGTCCGGCAAGGACCAGTGGGACGTGGCCGCCGCCCCCAAGCCGTCGAACTGGGGCGGCTCCTTCCTGACCGTCCCCTCGGCCGGCAAGCACAAGGCGGAGGCCGCCAAGCTGGCCGCCTGGCTGACCGCCCCCGCCCAGCAGGCCACCCTCTTCGAGAAGCGCGGCAGCTTCCCGAGCGCCAAGGCCGCCTACGGGCTGCCCGCGGTGGCCAACGCCAAGCACGCCTACTTCGGGGGCGCGCCCATCGGCCAGATCTTCGCGAAGGCCGCCGAGGGCACCCCGGTGCAGACCCTCGGCCCGAAGGACCAGATCATCCAGCAGAACCTCTCCGACGTCGGCATGCTCCAGGTCGACCAGAAGGGCACGTCGCCGCAGCAGGGCTGGCAGGCCGCGGTGAAGGCGATCGACAACGCGCTGGACCAGTGA
- a CDS encoding helix-turn-helix domain-containing protein encodes MTQDSAAASPETARKLAGRRRREVVAVLLFSGGPIFESSIPLSVFGIDRQDAGVPRYRLLVCAGEEGPLRTTGGLELTAPYGLEAISRAGTVVVPAWRSITSPPPAAALDALRRAHEEGARIVGLCTGAFVLAAAGLLDGRPATTHWMYAPTLAKRYPSVHVDPRELFVDDGDVLTSAGTAAGIDLCLHIVRTDHGSEAAGALARRLVVPPRRSGGQERYLDRSLPEEIGSDPLAEVVAWALEHLHEQFDVETLAARAYMSRRTFDRRFRSLTGSAPLQWLITQRVLQAQRLLETSDYSVDEVAGRCGFRSPVALRGHFRRQLGSSPASYRAAYRARRPQPEPSAGPVAVPMPSPVPETVPSSALPQVRRTAAASAVVGPTATSHTAESGKPSSDLYASGYAGGRPSLPGQRSAP; translated from the coding sequence ATGACCCAGGACTCCGCTGCCGCATCACCGGAGACCGCAAGGAAGCTGGCCGGCCGCCGACGCCGGGAAGTTGTCGCCGTACTGCTGTTCAGTGGCGGCCCCATTTTTGAAAGTTCCATTCCGCTCTCCGTGTTCGGAATCGACCGACAGGACGCGGGAGTTCCGCGTTACAGACTGCTGGTGTGTGCCGGTGAGGAAGGACCCCTGCGGACCACAGGGGGACTCGAACTCACCGCGCCCTACGGTCTGGAAGCGATCAGCAGGGCGGGAACGGTGGTGGTGCCCGCGTGGCGTTCCATCACCTCCCCGCCCCCGGCGGCCGCGCTCGATGCGCTGCGCCGCGCACACGAGGAAGGGGCAAGGATCGTCGGGCTGTGCACCGGCGCGTTCGTGCTCGCCGCGGCCGGTCTGCTCGACGGCCGCCCGGCGACGACGCACTGGATGTACGCGCCGACACTGGCCAAACGCTATCCATCAGTACATGTGGATCCGCGGGAGCTCTTCGTCGACGACGGGGACGTCCTGACGTCGGCCGGAACCGCGGCCGGAATCGATCTCTGTCTCCACATCGTGCGGACGGACCACGGCAGCGAGGCGGCCGGTGCGCTGGCCCGCCGACTGGTCGTGCCACCCCGTCGCAGCGGTGGGCAGGAGCGCTATCTCGACAGGTCTTTACCTGAGGAGATCGGCTCCGACCCGCTGGCCGAGGTCGTCGCCTGGGCGCTGGAGCACCTCCACGAGCAGTTCGACGTGGAGACCCTGGCCGCGCGGGCGTACATGAGCCGCCGCACCTTCGACCGTCGTTTCCGCTCGCTGACCGGGTCGGCCCCCCTCCAGTGGCTGATCACCCAGCGGGTCCTCCAGGCCCAGCGCCTGCTGGAGACGTCCGACTACTCCGTGGACGAGGTGGCGGGCCGCTGCGGCTTCCGCTCCCCGGTCGCGCTGCGCGGGCACTTCCGCCGCCAGCTCGGCTCGTCCCCGGCGTCCTATCGCGCGGCCTACCGGGCCCGTCGTCCGCAGCCGGAACCCAGTGCGGGTCCCGTCGCGGTGCCGATGCCGTCTCCGGTACCGGAAACCGTCCCGTCCTCGGCGCTTCCCCAGGTCAGGCGGACGGCGGCGGCCAGTGCGGTGGTGGGGCCCACAGCGACCTCGCACACCGCCGAATCCGGGAAGCCGAGCTCCGATCTGTACGCCTCCGGGTACGCCGGTGGCCGTCCGAGTCTGCCCGGCCAGCGGAGCGCCCCGTAG
- a CDS encoding DUF6879 family protein — protein sequence MARRLRFNGTGSGGGSCPAVHEDLDTGEVIVHGPRLTDPDDLAQLQHLDEDEIPIVVPRNTLMDFGPKERDPEPRILDPDTFARMFENFRHSAWHLEMRKGYAVDRACDTYAQFVRGETLTWDVDSPWARTIGAKTRDGAYVGRVRIVDDPPTEGQRFLLAYAEHNAALGEEVRNMWRADAERANLPDEDFWIFDSHIVALCLFDDDDNLTGVELITEPARVNQYNRLRDVAQHYAVPNERFVAELAAKEG from the coding sequence ATGGCGCGACGGCTGCGCTTCAACGGCACCGGCAGTGGTGGCGGCTCCTGCCCCGCCGTGCACGAGGACCTGGACACCGGTGAGGTCATCGTGCACGGCCCCCGACTCACCGACCCCGACGACCTGGCCCAGCTCCAGCACCTGGACGAGGACGAGATCCCGATCGTGGTGCCGCGCAACACGCTGATGGACTTCGGCCCCAAGGAGCGGGACCCCGAGCCGCGCATCCTCGACCCGGACACGTTTGCCCGGATGTTCGAGAACTTCCGGCACAGCGCCTGGCATCTGGAGATGCGCAAGGGCTATGCGGTGGACCGGGCCTGCGACACCTACGCCCAATTCGTCCGGGGCGAGACCCTGACCTGGGACGTGGACTCACCATGGGCTCGTACCATCGGCGCCAAGACGCGGGACGGCGCGTACGTGGGGCGTGTCCGCATCGTCGACGACCCGCCGACCGAGGGCCAGAGGTTCCTGCTGGCGTACGCGGAGCACAACGCCGCGCTCGGCGAGGAGGTCCGGAACATGTGGCGCGCCGACGCCGAGCGTGCCAACCTCCCCGACGAGGACTTCTGGATCTTCGACTCCCACATCGTCGCGCTGTGCCTCTTCGATGACGACGACAACCTCACGGGAGTCGAGCTGATCACCGAACCGGCACGCGTCAACCAGTACAACCGGCTGCGTGACGTGGCACAGCACTACGCCGTTCCGAACGAGCGATTCGTGGCTGAGCTGGCTGCGAAGGAGGGGTAA
- a CDS encoding universal stress protein, translating into MAGHEFSEPADRKQVADPTSDLQAATEPRHSCDPAFRHGVVVGFDGSMSSERALAYAIGMAKRSGSGLIIVHVANRLPTTVWAGCEPPVFVDVPDHRTEVLGLELACADYLAEVPWILVERGGDICHELEEVGREYAADAIVVGSTHGIVGRIFGSVAGRLARRAQRPVVVIP; encoded by the coding sequence ATGGCCGGTCACGAATTCTCCGAACCCGCGGACCGCAAGCAGGTAGCCGACCCCACGTCGGACCTCCAGGCGGCGACAGAACCACGTCACTCCTGCGACCCCGCCTTCCGTCATGGCGTCGTCGTCGGCTTCGACGGCTCGATGTCCAGTGAGCGGGCCCTCGCGTACGCCATCGGCATGGCCAAGCGCTCCGGCTCGGGGCTGATCATCGTCCATGTGGCCAACCGGCTGCCCACCACGGTGTGGGCGGGGTGCGAGCCGCCCGTCTTCGTGGACGTGCCCGACCACCGCACCGAGGTCCTCGGGCTCGAACTCGCCTGCGCCGACTATCTCGCCGAGGTCCCCTGGATCCTGGTGGAGCGCGGCGGCGACATCTGCCACGAGCTGGAAGAGGTCGGGCGCGAGTACGCGGCGGACGCGATCGTCGTCGGCTCCACGCACGGCATCGTCGGGCGGATCTTCGGCTCGGTCGCCGGCCGGCTCGCGCGCCGCGCACAGCGGCCCGTCGTCGTCATCCCGTAA
- a CDS encoding carbohydrate ABC transporter permease gives MYGGRLTYAVLIVFTAGSLFPLIWTAIAASRTNTRLAQTPPPFWFGGNLFKNLQIAWTDANMGTALLNTTIVAGSIAAGTVFFSTLAGFAFAKLRFRFKNLLLVLVIGTMMVPPQLSVVPLYMMVAKLSWTDQLQAVILPTLVSAFGVFFMRQYLVEALPTELVEAARVDGASSWRVVWHIVFPVARPAMAVLGMLTFVMAWNDFFWPIIALTQNGSPTVQVALTGLGRGYIPDQSVIMAGALLGTLPLLLAFVLFGRQIVGGIMQGAVKG, from the coding sequence ATGTACGGCGGCCGCCTCACCTATGCGGTACTGATCGTGTTCACCGCGGGATCGCTGTTCCCGCTCATCTGGACGGCGATCGCGGCCTCCCGCACCAACACCCGGCTCGCCCAGACGCCCCCGCCGTTCTGGTTCGGCGGGAACCTGTTCAAGAACCTCCAGATCGCCTGGACCGACGCCAACATGGGCACGGCCCTGCTCAACACCACGATCGTGGCCGGTTCCATCGCGGCGGGCACGGTGTTCTTCTCCACCCTGGCCGGCTTCGCCTTCGCCAAGCTGCGCTTCCGCTTCAAGAACCTGCTGCTGGTCCTGGTGATCGGCACGATGATGGTGCCGCCGCAGCTCAGCGTCGTACCGCTGTACATGATGGTGGCCAAACTGTCCTGGACCGATCAGCTCCAGGCCGTCATCCTGCCCACCCTGGTCAGCGCGTTCGGGGTGTTCTTCATGCGGCAGTACCTCGTGGAGGCGCTGCCCACCGAGCTGGTCGAGGCCGCCCGGGTGGACGGGGCGAGCAGCTGGCGGGTGGTGTGGCACATCGTGTTCCCCGTGGCCCGGCCCGCGATGGCGGTGCTCGGGATGCTGACCTTCGTGATGGCCTGGAACGACTTCTTCTGGCCGATCATCGCGCTGACCCAGAACGGCAGCCCCACCGTCCAGGTGGCCCTCACCGGTCTCGGCCGCGGCTACATCCCCGACCAGTCGGTCATCATGGCCGGCGCCCTGCTCGGCACGCTGCCGCTGCTGCTCGCGTTCGTCCTGTTCGGCCGGCAGATCGTGGGCGGCATCATGCAGGGCGCGGTCAAGGGCTGA
- a CDS encoding LacI family DNA-binding transcriptional regulator — protein sequence MTAARTVRGRSAGRPTLEEVAVRAGVGRGTVSRVINGSPRVSEETRAAVEAAVAELGYVPNRAARALAANRTDAIALVVPEPEARFFAEPYFSDIVRGVGAALADTEMQLLLTLVGGDRERRRLAQYLASNRVDGVLLVSVHADDPLPDLLEQLGIPVVISGRRSEDEPLASVDSDNFEGARAAVAHLLARGRRGIATITGPLDVYGARRRLDGYRAALTEAGLSELTAHGDFTEEGGRRAMTELLERAPDLDAVFAASDVMASGARQVLRDHGRRIPEDTALIGFDDSSIARHMDPPLTSVRQPIEEMGRAMATLLLTEITTPEPTRPRLVLPTELVVRESS from the coding sequence GTGACAGCAGCTCGCACGGTCAGGGGCCGGAGCGCGGGGCGGCCCACCCTCGAAGAAGTGGCGGTCAGGGCCGGCGTGGGCCGGGGCACCGTGTCCCGGGTCATCAACGGCTCGCCCCGGGTCAGCGAGGAGACCCGCGCCGCCGTCGAGGCCGCCGTCGCCGAACTCGGCTACGTACCCAACCGCGCCGCCCGCGCGCTCGCCGCCAACCGCACCGACGCGATCGCCCTGGTCGTCCCCGAGCCCGAGGCCCGCTTCTTCGCGGAGCCGTACTTCTCCGACATCGTGCGCGGGGTCGGCGCGGCGCTCGCCGACACCGAGATGCAGCTCCTGCTCACCCTGGTCGGCGGCGACCGCGAACGGCGCAGACTGGCCCAGTACTTGGCCTCCAACCGGGTGGACGGCGTCCTGCTGGTCTCCGTCCACGCCGACGACCCGCTCCCCGACCTCCTGGAACAGCTCGGCATCCCCGTCGTCATCAGCGGCCGGCGCTCCGAGGACGAACCGCTCGCCTCCGTCGACTCCGACAACTTCGAGGGCGCCCGCGCCGCCGTCGCCCATCTGCTGGCGCGCGGCCGGCGCGGCATAGCGACGATCACCGGCCCCCTCGACGTGTACGGCGCCCGCCGCCGCCTGGACGGCTACCGGGCGGCCCTTACGGAGGCGGGCCTGAGCGAACTGACCGCCCACGGCGACTTCACCGAGGAGGGCGGGCGCCGGGCGATGACCGAGCTCCTTGAGCGCGCGCCCGACCTCGACGCGGTCTTCGCCGCCTCCGACGTGATGGCCTCCGGCGCCCGCCAGGTCCTGCGCGACCACGGCCGCCGCATCCCCGAGGACACCGCCCTGATCGGCTTCGACGACTCGTCCATAGCCCGCCACATGGACCCCCCACTGACGAGCGTGCGCCAGCCGATCGAGGAAATGGGCCGAGCGATGGCCACGCTGCTCCTCACGGAGATAACCACCCCGGAACCCACCCGACCCCGGCTGGTGCTGCCGACGGAGCTGGTGGTGCGGGAGTCTTCGTAG
- a CDS encoding carbohydrate ABC transporter permease: MASDATTAVPSPGPGQEGTAPARARAEERRSRRYRRDMRWSPYALIAPFFVFFAAFGVFPLLYTGWASLHQVELTAPNDMTWVGLRNFSRLLSDDFFWNALRNTFTIGVLSTVPQLLVALGIAHLLNYKLRGSMFFRVAVLTPYATSVAAATLVFVLLFGRDYGMINWALGLVGFDPVDWQNGSWTSQLAVSTIVIWRWTGYNALIYLAAMQAVPVDLYESAALDGASRWQQFRHVTIPALRPTILFTTVVSTIGATQLFGEPLLFNGAAGATGGSDHQFQTLGLYLYEQGWVNLHLGRASAIAWAMFLILLLIGAVNWLVSRALRKGETS; the protein is encoded by the coding sequence ATGGCGAGCGACGCCACCACCGCCGTGCCCTCCCCCGGCCCCGGGCAGGAGGGCACGGCCCCCGCCCGGGCCCGCGCCGAGGAGCGCCGCAGCCGCCGCTACCGGCGGGACATGCGCTGGAGTCCGTACGCGCTGATCGCCCCGTTCTTCGTGTTCTTCGCCGCCTTCGGCGTCTTCCCGCTGCTCTACACCGGCTGGGCCTCACTGCACCAGGTCGAGCTGACCGCGCCGAACGACATGACGTGGGTGGGCCTGCGGAACTTCTCGCGGCTGCTCTCCGACGACTTCTTCTGGAACGCGCTGCGCAACACCTTCACCATCGGGGTGCTGTCCACGGTGCCCCAACTGCTCGTCGCGCTCGGCATCGCGCATCTGCTCAACTACAAGCTGCGCGGCTCGATGTTCTTCCGGGTCGCCGTGCTCACCCCGTACGCCACCAGCGTGGCGGCGGCGACCCTGGTGTTCGTGCTGCTCTTCGGGCGCGACTACGGAATGATCAACTGGGCGCTCGGGCTCGTCGGGTTCGACCCCGTGGACTGGCAGAACGGGAGCTGGACCTCCCAGCTCGCGGTCTCCACCATCGTCATCTGGCGGTGGACCGGCTACAACGCGCTGATCTATCTGGCCGCGATGCAGGCAGTGCCGGTCGATCTGTACGAGTCGGCGGCCCTGGACGGCGCCTCGCGCTGGCAGCAGTTCCGCCATGTGACGATCCCCGCGCTGCGGCCGACGATCCTGTTCACCACGGTCGTCTCCACCATCGGGGCGACCCAACTGTTCGGTGAGCCGCTCCTGTTCAACGGCGCCGCGGGTGCCACCGGCGGCTCGGACCACCAGTTCCAGACGCTCGGCCTCTACCTGTACGAACAGGGCTGGGTGAATCTGCACCTGGGCCGGGCCTCGGCGATCGCGTGGGCGATGTTCCTGATCCTGCTCCTCATCGGCGCGGTGAACTGGCTCGTCTCCCGCGCCTTGCGTAAGGGGGAGACGAGTTGA